One window of the Lycorma delicatula isolate Av1 chromosome 3, ASM4794821v1, whole genome shotgun sequence genome contains the following:
- the LOC142321031 gene encoding zwei Ig domain protein zig-8-like has protein sequence MGSILCITLLLLLFVGKYSDSSYTGSSQGSSSINLVVSADTSPPPPPPTSGTISGPQPYFDPLTPTNVTALLGKTAYLSCIVRNLGNKTVSWVRHRDIHILTVGSYTYTSDQRFMAVNNRINDNWILQIKWAQKRDSGIYECQISTQPVRSLFINLNVVVPRAVILGGPDLHIDHGSTINLTCIVLYSPQPPAFIFWYHEDEVISYDSNRGGVSVITEKGDITKSYLLVQHAQQPDSGKYSCSPSNADLASVQVHILKGESPAAMQTGSAGLSNSSFNILALLLLCWLHNMLSFSVATSIVSSTQLLTQHHHR, from the exons atagctCATACACTGGAAGCAGCCAAGGGTCATCTAGTATTAACTTGGTTGTATCAGCAGATACATCACCCCCTCCACCACCACCTACTAGTGGTACTATTAGCGGTCCTCAGCCATACTTTGATCCATTGACACCTACAAATGTTACTGCACTGCTTGGGAAAACTGCTTACCTTTCCTGCATAGTTCGTAACTTGGGAAATAAAACA GTATCATGGGTAAGGCACAGAGATATTCATATATTAACGGTAGGAAGTTACACATATACATCCGATCAAAGATTTATGGCTGTTAATAATCGCATTAATGATAACTGGATACTTCAAATCAAATGGGCACAGAAAAGAGATTCTGGCATTTATGAATGTCAAATCAGTACACAACCTGTACGAAGTCTTTTCATTAATCTAAATGTTGTCG ttcctCGTGCTGTTATATTAGGTGGTCCTGATCTCCATATAGACCATGGAAGTACAATTAATTTAACATGTATTGTATTATACAGTCCTCAACCACCTGCTTTCATATTCTGGTATCATGAAGATGAG gTGATAAGCTACGACAGTAATAGAGGTGGAGTAAGTGTAATTACTGAAAAAGGAGATATTACAAAATCTTATTTACTGGTGCAACATGCTCAACAGCCAGATTCTGGCAAATATTCTTGCAGCCCTTCTAATGCTGATCTTGCCAGCGTTCAAGTTCACATTTTAAAag gagAGAGTCCAGCTGCAATGCAAACTGGTTCAGCAGGGTTATCAAacagttcatttaatatattagcTTTGTTATTATTGTGTTGGTTACATAATATGTTATCATTCAGTGTTGCCACTTCAATAGTGTCTTCAACACAGCTGTTGACCCAACATCACCACAGATAA